The following proteins are encoded in a genomic region of Phaeodactylum tricornutum CCAP 1055/1 chromosome 1, whole genome shotgun sequence:
- a CDS encoding predicted protein — protein MGGCHYTTLGVTKNSSTEDIKAAFRKLSKETHPDVAGPKANPERFRQISEAASVLSSSKTRQIYDLKMEG, from the coding sequence ATGGGAGGCTGTCATTACACAACCTTAGGAGTTACCAAAAATTCGAGCACGGAAGACATTAAGGCGGCTTTCCGGAAGCTATCGAAAGAAACGCATCCGGATGTGGCCGGTCCCAAGGCAAATCCGGAGCGCTTTCGGCAAATTTCTGAGGCGGCATCGGTCCTGTCCAGTTCGAAAACGCGACAAATCTACGATCTCAAAATGGAGGGG
- a CDS encoding predicted protein: MPHYSFDAAAFLDQCLKAIQEVIDAEHSSRRTHPALTDLRGCLLTTEHLLFEHFQFLLERERREVSSSKTVHSLLCSRVYPSNLQSLVELLKRILQEKQALDQEHPEQAYVYHQQDQYRSYYQSRNSIDSLLFRLVVILQLCLVRTDDARNSTNFGRRKDIALTNTPGYFSWWIIATVGFAGARTAATAFPRTLLAIRGAAAREGVTIVQAVGGLVLLMSSANAIRKRWGKLWIASRIANSSESLQEWNQQWAMLQFNVSKDDKSSNAPSSSPTLPAFDTCKTQKLVRYAFRDTPWASFWHSQGELRFMMLKRAMDVFYASVGTAITYTGKSAGSDRGKWQLTIASAAAASFYSLIGANRKAHEVTSSSDSARSLIQNAWGMVSLPAIKSLSLQASRLIKGASVADRIEICGVSCFILSKEPAPELAAAIRRAQRLLGRRKMQSNALSTIDEGTEHNPDSIQSPKPFAASSDRHRQRDVIFHLTGGGFFAHIIASDLPFLLDWSAATGAVVICPEYCLLPEHAFPDALHQVEDVYRSLLWGDSVKSLGFEVNRIVVTGESAGGNLAAALCVKICMERDEIHTNVSMTATGGKRNVSDTSMDYIEKETPPSLRLPDALMLSCAVLNLSLDLTLSRVAGTDDPVLPSGLISAISDAYLPSESGISKKNPLVSPIYAADDCLRRFPPTLLFAGSNDPLLDDSVAFNKKLCYLGVESELRAVANLPHAYLGLGTAGFPEAQQVQQECRTWLSHKLATESAC; this comes from the exons ATGCCACACTATTCGTTCGACGCGGCTGCGTTTCTGGATCAGTGTTTGAAGGCCATTCAAGAAGTGATTGACGCGGAACATTCGTCCCGAAGGACGCACCCGGCCCTTACCGATTTGAGGGGTTGCCTACTGACAACAGAGCATCTTCTATTTGAACACTTTCAGTTTCTTCTGGAACGAGAACGACGCGAGGTATCGTCGTCAAAAACGGTGCATTCACTGCTTTGCTCGAGGGTATATCCTTCCAATTTGCAGTCGTTGGTAGAACTCCTCAAGCGTATTCTgcaagaaaagcaagctttGGATCAAGAACATCCAGAACAAGCTTATGTCTACCATCAACAAGATCAGTACAGATCATACTACCAGAGCCGAAATTCAATAGATTCGCTTCTATTCCGGCTGGTAGTGATTCTACAGTTGTGTTTGGTCCGTACTGACGATGCAAGGAATTCGACGAACTTTGGTCGGCGAAAGGACATTGCATTAACGAACACTCCTGGTTACTTTTCGTGGTGGATAATCGCGACAGTAGGATTTGCTGGGGCGAGGACAGCAGCGACCGCATTCCCGAGAACACTCTTGGCTATCAGGGGGGCTGCTGCACGCGAGGGCGTCACAATAGTCCAAGCCGTGGGCGGACTTGTTTTGCTAATGTCTTCGGCAAATGCAATTCGAAAACGATGGGGGAAATTGTGGATCGCGTCAAGGATAGCAAATAGCTCGGAAAGTCTACAGGAATGGAATCAACAATGGGCAATGTTGCAATTTAATGTTTCCAAGGACGATAAGTCGTCCAATGcaccatcgtcgtctccTACTTTGCCAGCCTTTGACACGTGCAAAACCCAGAAGCTGGTACGCTATGCATTTCGAGATACCCCATGG GCTTCCTTCTGGCACTCACAGGGTGAACTTCGTTTCATGATGCTGAAACGCGCCATGGATGTATTTTATGCTTCGGTTGGGACGGCGATAACTTACACTGGCAAAAGTGCCGGCTCCGATCGAGGCAAGTGGCAACTCACAATCGCCTCTGCTGCTGCAGCCTCATTTTACTCCCTGATTGGAGCAAACCGCAAGGCACACGAAGTGACATCTTCGTCTGATTCGGCACGATCTTTGATCCAGAATGCATGGGGAATGGTCTCGCTACCAGCGATTAAAAGCTTGTCGCTACAGGCCTCCCGTTTGATTAAGGGTGCTTCTGTTGCGGATCGTATCGAGATTTGTGGCGTGTCCTGTTTCATCCTGTCCAAGGAACCTGCCCCAGAACTGGCGGCTGCGATTCGGAGGGCGCAACGCCTTTTGGGTCGGCGTAAAATGCAGTCTAATGCGCTGTCTACAATCGACGAGGGCACGGAACACAATCCGGACTCAATACAAAGTCCCAAGCCCTTTGCTGCTTCGTCCGATCGCCATCGCCAGCGCGACGTCATATTTCATCTAACTGGCGGTGGTTTCTTCGCACACATTATTGCTTCCGATTTGCCTTTTTTATTGGATTGGAGTGCGGCTACTGGAGCTGTCGTTATTTGTCCCGAATATTGTTTACTGCCTGAACATGCCTTTCCGGACGCGTTGCACCAAGTAGAAGACGTTTATCGATCGTTATTATGGGGCGACTCCGTCAAGAGTCTTGGTTTTGAAGTAAATCGCATCGTGGTGACAGGCGAATCCGCCGGAGGCAACTTGGCTGCCGCTCTCTGCGTGAAGATCTGCATGGAAAGAGATGAAATACATACGAATGTGAGTATGACCGCTACGGGGGGCAAACGAAACGTCTCAGATACGTCCATGGATTATATCGAGAAGGAAACACCACCTTCCTTGCGCCTCCCAGACGCGCTTATGCTCTCGTGCGCGGTGCTGAACCTCTCTCTCGACTTAACTCTCTCTCGGGTCGCTGGTACCGACGATCCCGTCCTCCCGAGCGGTTTGATCTCCGCAATTTCTGACGCATATTTGCCTTCGGAGTCGGgaatcagcaagaaaaatCCTCTGGTATCTCCCATATACGCTGCTGACGACTGCTTACGCCGCTTTCCTCCGACTTTGCTGTTCGCGGGCTCCAATGATCCTCTCCTGGATGATTCTGTCgctttcaacaaaaagttATGCTATCTTGGGGTCGAATCGGAACTCCGCGCTGTCGCGAATCTCCCTCACGCCTATCTTGGACTAGGTACTGCAGGTTTTCCGGAGGCGCAACAAGTACAACAGGAGTGTCGAACATGGCTTTCGCATAAGCTAGCAACGGAGTCTGCATGCTAA